A region of Vanessa tameamea isolate UH-Manoa-2023 chromosome 21, ilVanTame1 primary haplotype, whole genome shotgun sequence DNA encodes the following proteins:
- the LOC113394135 gene encoding ataxin-2-like protein isoform X2, which produces MNNKRKNRQGPPRSPRGRVVAEGVYNNAHFMHAATSHVGDIVQVLTQSGSLWEGVFKTFSAQFEVVLEVAHRVDQEGVVAVDSVVEKLIFKPQDVVSIRAKDSDLEYATHDVFQTDSAISNKFNGNGRSAEERHLEPWDGETEAAEAPSLNGDARLDDLELDHRANGWDANDMFRKNEEIYGVHSTYDHSLAGYTLPLQRKDTQDYRDAEAKAEEIAAEIESAPSYKARLELENGDEEERFAAVVRPADTGKYVIPNKRKNMQTGKLVKPSNNNGGASPSAGGKPPAFSHAPPKDKEHRPPRHHLTPPSDRRPEDQPAASPAPSGANPAGGKSYAAQAGGYHAPPAFPHHAHPHAHHAQAASGKMNGEPRAAPLPRQGFPPHHHHNPPPGADTHARPPRHHAPPPEPRRQDEELRKFGQEFKLVSSPAPAAPAPPPATPVVSAPPPPQQTSGTSSPPEVSANVGAPSSPPKRERVHKPPHEPTPTPTPTPAPAPAPAPVPASLPHHKPPSGGKDDPPEARSGAASPAAVTLKKSTLNPNAKEFNPSAKPFTPRSPTTPGHSSMYYSRPHTPGTPVGVGGVGMGVGAGLGGVGVMGAGVSYVPAPPPPTHMVAAVPAYAMVAQQPPAYLPHPHPMEVSCECRQYAPFLVLDKRERDALYGAAMGGGGGVGGAGQHSQLPTQSQRNFRKGSGVQVAAATGQPLLAPAPMQPFVPYPHPHPAHPAHPAQPALQYQHMVRMYHHGGGGVGVGGGVGVGGVGVGVGEYAPPAQSPVAPSPLYPPPSPAHTPHPHPHPHPHPHHHYQQPPFQVLCPLMGPGGAHHHHHHPHVAYLNHAPPTASPPHHPHQVQQVLLPPQHQSSGGSSTPGVHSSHP; this is translated from the exons GTCGTACTAGAGGTGGCACATCGAGTGGACCAAGAAGGCGTCGTAGCAGTCGACTCCGTGGTGGAGAAGTTGATCTTCAAACCGCAGGATGTCGTTTCCATCAGGGCCAAGGATTCGGACCTCGAGTACGCGACCCACGACGTGTTTCAGACTGATAGCGCCATATCTAACAAGTTTAAtg GTAACGGTCGGTCAGCAGAGGAGCGTCACTTAGAGCCCTGGGACGGCGAAACCGAAGCTGCTGAAGCGCCATCGTTGAACGGCGACGCTCGACTCGACGACCTCGAACTCGATCACCGCGCCAACGGCTGGGACGCGAACGACATGTTCCGTAAGAACGAAGAAATTTACGGAGTTCATAGCACTTACGATCACTCGCTGGCCGGGTACACGCTCCCGTTACAGAGGAAGGACACACAGGATTATAG GGACGCAGAAGCTAAAGCGGAAGAGATAGCAGCCGAAATAGAAAGTGCACCGTCGTATAAGGCGCGGCTGGAGCTCGAAAATGGTGACGAAGAGGAACGGTTCGCGGCCGTCGTGCGGCCCGCAGACACCGGCAAGTACGTCATACCGAACAAGAGGAAGAATATGCAG ACGGGAAAACTAGTGAAGCCATCGAACAACAACGGGGGCGCGTCCCCCAGCGCCGGCGGGAAGCCCCCCGCCTTCTCGCACGCACCTCCCAAGGACAAGGAGCATCGTCCGCCGCGACACCACCTCACGCCCCCCTCCGACCGGCGGCCCGAGGACCAGCCG GCTGCGAGCCCGGCGCCGTCCGGCGCCAACCCGGCGGGCGGCAAGAGCTACGCGGCGCAGGCCGGCGGCTACCACGCGCCGCCCGCCTTCCCGCACCACGCGCACCCGCACGCGCACCACGCGCA GGCAGCAAGCGGAAAGATGAATGGCGAGCCTCGAGCGGCGCCCTTGCCTCGTCAGGGCTTTCCACCACACCACCATCAC AACCCTCCCCCGGGCGCGGACACGCACGCGCGGCCGCCGCGACACCACGCGCCGCCGCCCGAGCCGCGCCGCCAGGACGAG GAGCTCCGGAAGTTCGGGCAGGAGTTCAAGCTGGTGTCCtcccccgcgcccgccgcgcccgctcCGCCGCCCGCGACGCCCGTCGTGTCCGCGCCGCCGCCG CCCCAGCAGACTTCGGGTACATCGAGTCCACCCGAGGTCTCGGCCAACGTTGGAGCTCCGTCGTCGCCGCCCAAGCGCGAGCGCGTCCACAAGCCGCCGCACGAACCCACGCCCACGCCGACACCCACACCTGCCCCCGCACCTGCACCCGCGCCTGTTCCCGCTTCACTTCCTCACCACAAG CCCCCGTCGGGTGGCAAGGACGACCCCCCGGAGGCGCGCTCGGGCGCAGCTTCTCCCGCCGCCGTCACTCTCAAGAAATCTACACTCAACCCAAATGCCAAGGAGTTCAACCCCAGCGCCAAGCCCTTCACGCCGCGCAGTCCTACCACACCCGGACACAGCAG TATGTACTATTCCAGACCGCACACGCCGGGCACGCCGGTGGGCGTGGGCGGCGTGGGCATGGGCGTGGGCGCGGGGCTGGGCGGCGTGGGCGTCATGGGCGCCGGCGTCAGCTACgtgcccgcgccgccgccgccgacgCACATG GTGGCGGCCGTCCCCGCCTACGCGATGGTGGCGCAGCAGCCGCCCGCCTACCTGCCGCACCCGCACCCC ATGGAGGTGTCGTGCGAGTGCCGCCAGTACGCGCCCTTCCTCGTGCTGGACAAGCGCGAGCGCGACGCG CTATACGGTGCGGCCATGGGTGGCGGTGGCGGGGTAGGCGGAGCGGGCCAGCATTCGCAGCTTCCAACACAGTCGCAGAGAAACTTCAGGAAAG GGTCCGGCGTGCAGGTGGCGGCGGCGACGGGGCAGCCGCTGCTGGCGCCGGCGCCCATGCAGCCCTTCGTGCCCTACCCGCACCCGCACCCCGCGCACCCGGCGCACCCCGCGCAGCCCGCTCTGCAGTACCAGCACATG GTGCGCATGTACCACCACGGCGGCGGAGGAGTAGGAGTCGGCGGAGGGGTGGGCGTCGGCGGCGTGGGAGTGGGCGTGGGCGAGTACGCGCCGCCGGCGCAGTCCCCCGTGGCGCCGTCGCCGCTGTACCCGCCGCCCTCGCCCGCGCACACGCCGCACCCGCACCCGCACCCGCACCCACACCCGCACCACCACTACCAGCAGCCGCCCTTCCAG GTGCTGTGCCCGCTGATGGGTCCGGGCGGCGcgcaccaccaccaccaccacccgCACGTGGCCTATCTCAACCACGCCCCACCCACCGCCAGCCCACCGCATCACCCGCATCAAGTTCAG CAGGTGCTGCTGCCGCCGCAGCACCAGTCGTCGGGCGGCTCCAGCACGCCGGGCGTGCACTCGTCGCACCCCTAA